The sequence CATGCTGTAACTACTGTAACTGCCActaaaaatgttttgaaatgaaaagtTTCATTAGAAAATGTGTGATGGGATTTAACTTatatggataaaaaaaaaaaacagaacaaaaatacaaatgttGCCTTTCTCATTTCAACCGTGCCTCTGCTGATGACTGTGGTGGTGCTGATGATGTGCTCTGAATACTCACCTGAGATTGGGGTGGATTGAAGGGAAGCCATCTGTCCAATCTGTCACCTCAGCCTCACTGGTAATTAAATGCATTAAATATAGACAATTTACATAAAGTACAGTTTGATATTAAATTATGTGATAATTTCTTAAACCTACAattacagaaagaaagaaggaaagaaagatggcCTCATCACTTCACTATTGCTTTGCTGATACTGGATATGATCAGGAAGCAGTTCCATTGCTGTCAAAGAGAATCAAGCTGATTCACAGGGAAATTCAGAGCAAACAGAGTTGTCAGGGGAGGCCTGTGAGTGTGTAAAATTCCTCAGCAGTATGAGGCATATCCAGGCATGCCtgtgcacactcacatactcaaaACGTCAGCATTAGTTGGCCAATATTGGAAGCACTGAGTAAAAACAAGGGGACTAATCCTTTAGGCATTACTATAGCCCTCTGATCTGGTCGTCAGTGGCTCAAAAGCCCCATTCAGCCTCGAAACAGAGTGATATTCATCACAAAGTAAACTTTCCCTCTTGCACGTTGTTGGAAATTAACAGTTAGTCttccacaaatatttccatctcATAGCATAAGCAACTCCTTCCTTGATAACACTCCTCCAAATATTTACAAATATAACAGTGAAGCAAATTAATGTAGGCCCACTATGGATGACAGTGGCCATGAATAATTCAGAGGCCTTGAGCCAGCTACTGACCGCTCGGAGGGACCAGGGTGCAGATGGGCTGGTGAATAGACAATAGCCCACAGAAGCTGCTCGGGACGTACAGTGAGTGAGAGAACAGCTTTGGGATTGTTACGACAGGCCGGGCATATAGCAGCATGAGTGGCCAGCCCTCCATTCCACACCAAGGACCGGACTGGGGTCCGACCCTCAGGCCGCAGGTTTCGCTAAGGGCTGATAATAGGACTCATTAAGAGGCATAATCACATGTGCATAACTTAACAGACCGATGAGCTCACCCTGCACATCTGATACATCCCCCAGCATAGGGTGATCCTGTGGGACTTCTGGACTGGTGACATTACATTCAGATCAATGAGGACATAGTGACATTCCTTTATTTATATGTACTATATTTGACAAAATATTACGAAGGAAGTGATATTATTCATATGCAAATGAATGCATGgatattatggttatggttatggtatttatggttatggttatggtatttagcagacgcttttgtttTAGCCATGACAAGTCACACATTCAGATAgtttgttcaaataattgccctGTGATAAGCTATCGTGTGCCCGGTGAACTAACTTGACCCGTCCTAAGCAAATAACTAGCATACAGGAAGTCTTTCATTCAGGCCAGGCATAACAGTCCTCCAGAGTGTTGTGTCAGACTATAATAAATGAGATACAACTGCCCAGAGTGAAGAAACAACCTGAttttcacacacaaagtgcaAGACACTGCTATGGACTAATAAAACAGAACAATAAAAAAAGGACAAATTCACACAAGTGTCCTGTTGGACATAATCCAGAGGTCTGAGACATCTGTGTGCGGTCCATTCCCACAGATTTGCTCTGAGTGCCCACTCCTTTCTCACACTGGTCCTTGTCCACACTCTCTCCCTGACCCCTACACTCTGCCCTACACTGCACTGACGTACGCTGTCAATATTAATACAGAATAATACAGAATTAAGTCTCATTTCTCTATGAGTTAAACGTTCATAAGTAGTGTAGTGTTGTTAATAGTAGTGTCACTAAATGGTTAAATGGTTATATACCTGAGCACCTGACAATGACTAAGAGAGTTTTATAGGAACGAGCAGCAATTATCTCAGCGCTTACTGGCGTAAGATCACAAGACATTTCTCAAGctccacaaaacaaaaaaccttGTCCCTGCTGTGGCTGTCAGAGAAATGTTTGCTGTATTGTGAtagaaacagagaaacagactTTAATCATTTAAtccccccccagacacacacacaccagatcaaATTCTTAGACTGCAACTGTTCATGAAAACAAAGCTTAGCAGCAAAATGCCCTCAAGATCCCCCTTAAACTGGTCAAGTGTGCCGTCTCACAGCCCAAAATCTAGAGGTCATCTCCGCTGAGATTAATCTGGCATCAAAATTCTCCCCCTGGGTGGTAgcagccaccaccaccaacatcgCCATAGTCTCAGCCTAGTGTCTGCCAtggctccctctctctgactACCAGCAGAGATGTGAGATGAATAAATGTGCAGTAATTGTTTCCTCCATGCCACTGACCCCACTCCAACCCCCTGCAGTGTGGGTCCAGGCTTTGTTGCTGGCTGCGTGGTGatgcagatagacagacagagggcaGACAAGACTAGACAATAGACTCCCACCTTCAGTGATAACCATCAGCGGCACGACTGACAGACAGGCAGCGAATGAACTTACATCTCGGCAACAGTCTTTAATCCAGAGGTTCTCCCAGGAAGTCCGAAAAGCTGTCAGACGCGTGTCCTCCCTGGAGCTGCACCCATCTTTACGCAGTGCAGCCCCCTCTCTCAGCCTTGGGTCCAGCTGACCCAACCCCtcttcttctcacacacacacacacacacactttctcaggGCTTAAAAATCCTGTTCTGCACGGCTGCTGCTGTTTATTTTCTTCCAGAAACGCAGGTCCACAGGGCTGGCGACACTCAGGTCTGTTTCTGTCACTGCCAGCGAGAGgaaactctcctctctctttctttctccccctctctatgtTTTTTGACCCATCCCTCCGTTTTCCCTTCCTTTCCCTCCCCCTGGACACAGCGTGCGTCGGATAGAACAGACAGCCCACTTCATGTCATGCAAATGCTGGAAGCCCCCACCAGCCAATACCGGGACTTGGGGTTGCTGCCTCCACCAATCACAACAGGGTAAATCCTGGGACTTTCTTTTCAACACAGGAAGGCTCACACAGGAAAAGTGCCTTATGTGGAGGGGAAAGTGAAAATGAGATATATTTACAATCTCTCTTTGGACACTGATGTTCCTGTCAGTAAAATGGTTCAATAACATTTGTTTGTTCTCCAATAGCCTATATGATTTAATTTCAAAAGATTTAGTCCTACATTATTCAAGCTTATATGTTAATTTCAGTTGGGTTCTACTGGTTAACATCCACAAATGTGAGTATTAATTCTCCTACCGCCTAGTTTCACCTTGATGCAAAGAGTATTATCTCATTAGTAACACACCTCAATATCTAAACCAATGATCTGACACTGCTTTATCTACAATGGTTAATaattaacatgctaacaatgttcaGTGtcaaggaagagggagagagaagagagggagagagagagagaaccttcAACAGTCCAGTACAGATTTTCATCTTCAAGGCCTTCTCCAGGATCACTTCTTTCAACAAAATGTTGGATAGGCCTACTATTGTTCCGATTTACTGAAAGACTTTAGATCAAAACCCCTATTAATATACCAAGTGGTCTAACTAAATTGTGGATATTAATAAATTAATAGATGCATTTGCAGATAGATGCATCTATGGCTAATCTTGTGTGCTTCCATATGTTCTCTTCTACTGAACATCACTAATAACCAAGTACACCTAGaattgaaacaaaataaattgacagatttcgacgCGTGCTGCTTCTCCCAAGCACAAGAGGGCGATGTGAATCTTGCACATGATCAGACTCCAGAAGAAGTGTAGTTTTTAAATGTCTTAGCTCTCAAAGTCCcccatgtgtttctgttttgtaGGCAGGCTATGACACATCTCAGCGCATATTTAcattttaacaaaaaagacggACGACAGAGGGGGAGGGCTTATGGTGAGACAGACCTCCCTTATTTCAGGGCAACCCCACATATCTTCAAGTAAAGACAGGTAAGGTTCTGTTTCAAGTTTGAACATGGAATAGTTTCACTGGTTTGAAATTCGCAGAAAAAAAGTTTCACTGCAGGTAGTAAGGTAAAGGTATCTGAAGCCATATAGCTTTTCAGATACTTCCCGGTCTACCCAACTGACTGTAATTTAATGAATGTAAGGCAGCACCCACGTGGTTTGACCGTGGAGACTGCAGATTCTTTTGTTCAAAATCAATCAAAAAACGAGGAAGACGGACAGACACGAGAGAAGCATCAGAATCAGGAAACCAGTCGGTCGCTTACCATCCTCCAACTTTATTTACGGCATCATAAAGTTAGCTTTGTAGTTAACTCATTAGCTAGTGTCTTTAAAACGGAGAGGGAAACTTTTTCATCAGCATATTGCGTTCAAGGTTTGTatggctttgtttttttttttttttaatggtaaTGCTAACCGAGTTAGCATTTACTGCAGCTACGCTTGCTAGTTGTCGTTAGCTCGCAAAAATAATGTTACCTTACAATAGCCATCTTTCTGCAATATGCAGTGTTTTTGACAGGGGAGTAATTAGCCTACTCGTGTCAGCATACTAGAAACGATTAACGCTTTCACCGCGCCGATTTATTAAGTCATTGCACTATTAATGGGAAGGTTTTCATTGAGCTTATCACGGCTTCATAGAATGGCTAGGTTGCTAGCTACTAATCTTATAGTTGGTTTGGTCAGATACCGACGGCTAATCTTGACGCCAGCTGCGTACAAAATATAGGCAGCTAGCTAACAAAGAACTAAACGGACCCTCTATGCTGCGAGCCAATCGTCACGCTATTCAAACTGTATGCGATAGCTGCTCCTTTGTTTAGCTGCAGTTATGTACCCAGCATTTTTAATCGTTGACGCTATTGGAAATATAGTGTCAAGATACTATTATTATAAGCGTTTATGGTATATTTTTGGACGGCATACCTAATCTTTGAAGGAGATTAACTGCAGTCCATTTTTAAGGAAGTGGTGTTCTGCTGCGTTACATAACGTAAATTGAATTCACTATTTTTTAGATTAATGGTAGTTTGTCGAATGAGCTACACATTTGTCCCGGAATGTATAAACTTTTCTTCTTTTCCAAAGAACCTCTGGTTGGTTCATGCGGTGTCTGAACCAATGAGAGATTTTGCCACTACAGCCAGGCTATGGTGCCAATTTAATGAACTTCCAGTGCAGCAATTCTGCGGATTACACGATGTGTCTATAGTGTATTTGTCGACACGATACCGTGtagtttattttaatgtgttgaTAGAGCTGTATCATTGTTCCCACTTATAAATTGTAGTTTCCAATAAGCATCCCAGTTCTTGAGATTAACATGCCTTTCACTAAGCTGAACCATTGTACTTGTGATGGCTACATTGCTTACACTGGAAGCCAGCTTTGATTCATAGCCCATAAGGAAAATTTTACGGTGAGGTTGAATATGAAAAATGCATAAGGCACCATAGCTACATAATTAATAAGCTGTATTCTCATCAGAAGGGACGACATCACATAGTCACAGACAAGACTAGAGGGGACTTTTTGCTTTGTAGTGACTGGTCATGCAATCACTATCACTAGTGCTTACATTTTAAGATATGATTCACGTTTCCACGATTATAAGCCATAGTCATGGGTGTCTCACACGTCTCCTATTGGGTCATGCATAGTTTAAATGCCTTATCAGTTTGCTTAAAACTCCCCGGTCCTGTGTCACAGAAAATCCAAGCCACAATGCCCCGCAAGAAGGTGACTGATGTCTCAGGGAACGGAGGAACAAAAAGGAAGAGATCAGGAGGCCGTAAGAAAGACAGGGAGTTCAGCAGCGACGACGAGTTTGATGACTTTGAGCAAGAGAACACTAAGAAGCCAGGCAGGACCGTCCCAAAGACAGGCCTGCAACCTATCACTGTGGCCGATGACGTGAAAGAAAAGATTGTGAgttgttcatctgtgtgtgtattttggctCGCCTCGACCATTTTAAGCAGCATTAATATTGCATGAGGAGACCTTGCACAGGCCTCACTTCATGGAATCTGTTCTCAATTGTTCCTCAGAAACTCGAACTTCCCAAAGGCAAGGGTCAACTGGTCATATTCGGAGCCACCAACTGGGACCTGATTGGGAGAAAGGAGGTGCCAAAACAGCAAGGTGTGTATAGCCGTCGGGCCATATGCCCTTATGTAGCATGTAGTCTTGCACACACCGCATACGTCATGTCTACTAGCGATTTTCCATAATGTTGCTTGCTCTAAAATGGGACAGACGTTTGAGCTGTGTTATTATGATGCACATGTTCATAACTGATGTAGAAGTTCAGAGATGCTGTCTAGCTGTAGCTCCATTGTTTGTCTAAGACTGAGAGCATCCTCCCTGGGTTGTCTTGTATGAGCTGCAGGGCTCGCAAGCTCGCAAGCTGTGGTCTGTCTGGATCAATGCTGGATTGATCTTTTAGAGGCCTTTTGTGTGTGGCTGGTGCATTATAGGAACACTTACTCATACACATCCAAGATGGCAGTGCAGATGAGCTGCATGACATTATTATTGCGTCAGTTTTGTTGTCCTGCTTGCCGTTTTAAAGGTTTTGTGAGCAAAGTGTAATTCTTACAAAAGTAAAGCAGTCAAACATCACCCACATTGTAAAAATATTCTGCAAAAAAGGATTTGTAACAGATTTGCCCATAAATGATGTCTGTTATGCTGTGGATAAGACTGCATGTGCTTCCCTCATGCCATTTCATTTAATAGCATTTCTGCCCAATATAAACTTGATCACACTGGATACCATAATCAGCACAGTGAAGCACTGTACATGTAACTTTTAATGGACtgaagtattttttttctttttgttgtccATGGCAGCTGCTTACAGGAACTTGGGCCAGAACCTGTGGGGGCCTCATCGCTATGGATGCCTGAATGATGTGCAGGTCAGCACTGTCGTGTCGGGGCCCTGTGCTGCTCACAGCCTCCTCATCACCGTAGATGGAAAACTGTTTAGTTGGGGTGAGTCTACATCAAAGCTGCCTATGCCTCAGGGGGTTTTTAAACAATGGTGCAATGATCACATTTAGGCATGTTGGTGAGCAAAATCTGTTAAGCTTTGCATAGTCCCAGGACGCATTTgaatgaaatgagttgaaaaggattttatatatatatatatatatatatatatatatatatatatatatatatatatatatatatatatatatattatttttttttttttttgctttctgaTGTAGTCATGATGTTTTaagaataaaaatattttccaatGGCATTGTATGGAAAGGGTGAGGAGATGGAGCATACCTGCAGAGCACCAAGGAATGCACCTTAAAGAGCACCTGTCACTTAGCCTTATGTCTCTTCTATGGTCTCAGGTCGTAATGAGAAGGGTCAACTGGGACATGGGGACACCAAACGCTTGGATGCCCCCAAACTGGTGGAGGTGCTCGCCAAGGAAGTGATCGTGTCCGCTGCCTGTGGACGTAACCACACTCTGGCTCTTACAGGTGGGCACAAAGCCTGATGCATATGaacattctgtctgtctctttctctctatctgtcagTGTTGTGCCAACACTCTTTTCCCTTTCCAGAAACCGGTACTTGCTACTCATTTGGAGAGAACAAACTTGGACAGCTCGGTCAGGGCAGTCAGACAGATGCAGTTCTAAGCCCTGCCACAGTAAGCGCTCTTCCCCTCCTATGCATGCACCAAAATATAAGACCTTTAATATGCATAATTGAAATATACTAGTATTGGCCTATCAGATTTAACTTTGAATAACAAATTCTTGTTGGATTGCTGTAGTACTGTAATTGCAGATTTGTATGATCTGCTTATATGGCAGCCATTGATTTTACAGTTATGTCACCAAAAGTCAGCCTGTTATTGTGTTTGGACTGTGTTAGATATATTTCTAGAGGCATAGTTTTTCACAAGTCTACGTACGTTCTTGTATTTCAGGTGCTGTACAATGGACAGCCCCTGGTCAAGGTGGCATGTGGGGCAGAGTTCAGCATGGTTGTGGACTGCAAGGGCAACATCTACTCCTTCGGAATGCCAGAGTATGGCCAGTTAGGTATGTGTCAACAGTAAGTCCCAGATGATCCTGACACTGGCAATAGCAGGCTCAGATAAGACATGCCACAGCACAAACGGACTGTACATTTACCCTTTCTCACTTTGCAACAGGCCACAATTCAGATGGGAAGTTCATTGCTCGGGCTCAGCGCATTGAGTTTGACTGTGAGCTCATCCCTCGACGGGTTGCCATCTTCATTGAGAAGACAAAGGACGGGCAGGTGCTACCTGTGCCCAACGTGGTTGCACGGGATATAGCCTGTGGTGCCAATCACACGGTGAGTTAACTACAGAGCGGCAAGGAATAGTTTGGCAAACACTACAGTGGTATCTCCACGAAAACATTACTCAAGGTCTTTggaaatgaaaaacaaactgTACAGATGGCCTCGAGTAAAATAGAATTAAACAGCaatcacattttttaaatatagaAGCTCCTTCTTGGGGAGGATAAATATGGTGCAAGACAGTCCATGTGTGGAAATGAACAAGTGTGGTCCTGTTCATCCCAGCCCAGTGATTCAGTTGTGCTTGCGTCAGGATGacgtctgttttgttttgtctgtgtttccTGTGCACAGTTGGTGATGGACTCCCAGAAGCGCGTGTTCTCGTGGGGCTTCGGAGGCTATGGGCGTTTAGGACACGCAGAGCAAAAGGATGAGATGGTGCCACGTTTAGTCAAGCTCTTTGACTTCCCAGGCCGTGGGGCCTCTCAGATATACTGTGGATATCAGTGTTCCTTTGCTGTTAGTGAGCTGGGTAAGTGGGgtgccatgtttgtttatttgttttattattttgtttttgtttgtttctgtgtcttCTCAATTATAATTATTCAATTAACTTGTTTGCTGATCAATTTGGTAATGCCTCAACAGTATTCTATTAATTATCATGATTACAGTATTAATAATTGATATAATTAGAATTGTAGCATTAATATCATATCTGCCTTCTTCCAGGGGGGCTCTTTTTCTGGGGCATCACCAACACCTCTCGGGAGTCCACCATGTACCCTAAAGCTGTGCAGGACCTGAGTGGATGGAAGGTCCGCAAACTCGCTTGCGGGTTAGTGTTCAGCCACTTTGCCCCCTACACATCTCTAGTAGATATagctgtggtttggttttgtgtAGTAGATGTGCTTGGTCTCCATGCTGCTCTTACCTCTTTGAAAAGTAACCTCTTGCCCTTTTGTTGTCCTCAGCAAGAGCAGCATAATCATCGCTGCTGATGAAAGCGTCATCAGCTGGGGTCCCTCTCCCACCTTTGGGGAACTGGTAAGTTGACAAGAGCCAACACTTGTGTTTGAGGGCATTTAAGGAAGATCAAatgaaaagacaaaaacatgTAAGTTGTACATGATCTGGTAACTAACTTCTGTAAATCTTTTCCAGGGGTATGGAGACAACAAGCCCAAGTCTTCCACCACAGCCCAGGAGGTTAAAAGCTTGGATGGGATCTATGCAGAACAGGTAAATTACCCTGTGtgtattttaaaaaacaaattacCGTACTTTTGCAGATATTGAAGTGCTATGTTGTTTCTGCAGGTAGTGATGGGCTATGCACACACCTTAGTTATTGCCCGTCATGAGTCAGAGGAGGAACAAGAGAAGCTGAAGAAGCTACCAGAGTACAACCCCCGCACACTCTGAACGAGGCAGACTCTCTCAACCTCACTCTTTCTGGGGTTCTTCTCTCCCAGAAGGAACTGAATCTGGCCAGACAGGGCCAACACCCCGAGATAATTTGTATAGTTAATAATTGGGTCGGGTCAGTGTAGGGGAGGGTTATTTGTTCAGGCATCAGTTACAAATACATTGGCAAGAGAAAATCAGATTTAAACTTCAATTTGAATCAAATCTGGAGAAAGTAATGCTGCAATAAGTGGTTATGGTATAAGCTGAGCATCATGTATTGGGGGTATTGTTTCCTACCagcattcatgtgtgtgcaaAGCCACTGACTACTGCTGGTAAGGGAAAATCCAGCCTCTGTTCCCTCCCAGCACTTACTACTCAGTGGAATTCCCCCCTTTTTACTCCCTCTTCTTCTACATTCCCAATGGAAGTCCCAACACAGCATCCTAGTTTTGTCGTCTTACGTTTTTTGGGTTTTTAACAGTCGGTGTAGTCTTTGAAATGTTTTACGAAATGATCGGTGTCTCCCTTTTCCAAACACGCGGTGCTACATTATAAAGACACAGACTGTCACCAGGCGCACAGGTCGTCACTGGGATCACTCAGACCAACACTCCGTATCTGTGCCTTTATGTGATGTATTTAAGGGTATGGCTGTTTctgttgtcacacacacacacgttttattAGCGTTGAAAATCATTTCCCTTGGCAATGATGGGTCGTTggctattcattttttttttttttccctgtgcTTCAAAATATAATCCCTGTGTCTTGTCAGTCAAGTTTGTGCAATCTGGGTGAAGGCTTGATTTTTGCCACCTTTTTAAGCTCCACATTCTACCTTTGTCCGAGCTAGGTTTGGAGGCTCATACCTCAAGTTCCTTTGAACCTGTTATTTAAGTGCTTGGTTTGAGGTTACAGGTTGAGATTGCCAATGAACGGAAGAAGAAATCCAGGGAAAAAGTACAGTTTTACTGTTGTTAGCTTCCATTAAACTGTTATTTGTTATCAGCTGTGTGTCCTTGGGGttaatacagtatgtgtattctTTTTTCAATTTGTAAAACATCTTGTTTTTCATGAAAATGTTAAATAAAGATTAATGTAAATTGGTTAAAAAAAATTGCTGTCATTTCTTACCCCTTATACAGATCCATTGTTTTCCCTCACAGTAATATTTTCACTTATTTTTGGTATCTATTGTGTGGATGACATTGTTTCCACTGGGCATCGAGGACATACTATGCAGTTCTGTTCCAGGCTGGAACACTACAAAAATGTAAGAACCTTTCGCAGCACAACATTGCTGACCACATCGCCAAGACACTAGTTGCCATTCTCATGAACCTAGCAGTTTCAGTAAGGCTCTGGGGGATGTTTTGCAAGGTTTTGCATGCCTTCTAGGTAGACATCACTGTAGTAGATCAAAACTTGCATAGTTGTGGTTTAAAAATCCCAGGACCTCTGGCTGAGAATAGCTTGGCCCCATAGGCTCATACATGCACCCAGATGATTCCGGTTTATATTGGGTATGCTTAATATTCTTATGAACTTACTTGACTAAACGTTTACTCTTGTGATTGCAGGTGTCAAATCAGTAAATTCCCTCTGCTACACAGAGTAACAATGTACTGCACCACAAATTCCAAGGCCAGACCACTATATCAATCTAGTTTTGAAAGCCTACTTTTTAAGTCGTAATGCTGTTCAGGCTGCTATGTTTCTATTGATATACTTTCACCAGAATAGCTGAGCAGTTTAAAATAGCAATA comes from Alosa sapidissima isolate fAloSap1 chromosome 7, fAloSap1.pri, whole genome shotgun sequence and encodes:
- the rcc2 gene encoding protein RCC2 homolog, with product MPRKKVTDVSGNGGTKRKRSGGRKKDREFSSDDEFDDFEQENTKKPGRTVPKTGLQPITVADDVKEKIKLELPKGKGQLVIFGATNWDLIGRKEVPKQQAAYRNLGQNLWGPHRYGCLNDVQVSTVVSGPCAAHSLLITVDGKLFSWGRNEKGQLGHGDTKRLDAPKLVEVLAKEVIVSAACGRNHTLALTETGTCYSFGENKLGQLGQGSQTDAVLSPATVLYNGQPLVKVACGAEFSMVVDCKGNIYSFGMPEYGQLGHNSDGKFIARAQRIEFDCELIPRRVAIFIEKTKDGQVLPVPNVVARDIACGANHTLVMDSQKRVFSWGFGGYGRLGHAEQKDEMVPRLVKLFDFPGRGASQIYCGYQCSFAVSELGGLFFWGITNTSRESTMYPKAVQDLSGWKVRKLACGKSSIIIAADESVISWGPSPTFGELGYGDNKPKSSTTAQEVKSLDGIYAEQVVMGYAHTLVIARHESEEEQEKLKKLPEYNPRTL